Proteins from a genomic interval of Asticcacaulis sp. AND118:
- a CDS encoding LacI family DNA-binding transcriptional regulator translates to MARKVSRRGGNIVTIHDVARHVGVSPMTVSRVINGEKNVREETRKKVAEAIEELNYSPNMAARSLASQDSSRIALIYSNPSMSFLSELLLGILQQSSQSGCQLIIESCDGPEGVADVLDKLKSLGVDGVVLPPPLSDSSRVAKALKEMNLPFVGVATSRPSPDAASVSIDDFKAAFAMTQRLIALGHRRIGFIKGQPNSYYSQLRHEGYVAALTKAGIAPEDKLVGQGYFTYRSGFDAAESLLMRDDRPTAVFASNDDMAAGAVASAHRLGLDVPKDVTIVGFDDTSMASSVWPELTTVRQPISDMASLGLKMLLEQIRTRRSGQPYAPVHEIRDFAIIERQSSSAPGEAASD, encoded by the coding sequence TTGGCGCGCAAGGTCAGCCGTCGCGGCGGTAACATCGTCACCATCCACGACGTGGCGCGGCATGTCGGCGTGTCGCCCATGACGGTGTCGCGCGTCATCAACGGTGAAAAGAACGTCCGTGAAGAAACGCGCAAGAAGGTGGCCGAAGCCATCGAGGAACTGAACTATTCGCCCAATATGGCGGCGCGGTCGCTGGCCTCTCAGGATTCTTCGCGCATCGCCCTGATCTATTCCAACCCGTCCATGTCCTTCCTGTCGGAACTGCTGCTCGGCATATTGCAACAGAGTTCGCAGAGCGGCTGCCAGTTGATTATCGAAAGCTGCGACGGGCCCGAAGGTGTAGCCGACGTGCTGGACAAGCTGAAATCGCTGGGCGTCGACGGTGTGGTCCTGCCGCCGCCCCTGTCGGATTCATCGCGCGTCGCCAAGGCGTTGAAGGAGATGAACCTGCCCTTCGTCGGTGTGGCCACCTCGCGCCCGTCGCCGGATGCGGCCAGCGTTTCGATCGATGACTTCAAGGCGGCGTTCGCCATGACCCAGCGCCTGATCGCGCTCGGCCACCGCCGCATCGGCTTCATCAAGGGCCAGCCCAACTCCTATTACAGCCAGTTGCGCCATGAGGGCTATGTCGCCGCCCTCACCAAGGCCGGGATCGCGCCGGAAGACAAGCTGGTGGGGCAGGGCTATTTCACCTACCGTTCGGGCTTTGACGCCGCCGAAAGTCTGCTGATGCGCGACGACCGTCCCACCGCCGTCTTCGCCTCGAACGACGATATGGCCGCCGGCGCCGTGGCCTCGGCGCATCGACTGGGCCTCGACGTGCCGAAGGATGTGACCATTGTCGGTTTCGACGACACGTCGATGGCGTCATCGGTGTGGCCGGAACTGACCACTGTGCGTCAACCGATTTCCGACATGGCGTCTCTGGGTTTGAAGATGCTGCTGGAACAGATCCGCACCCGCCGTTCGGGGCAGCCCTACGCCCCGGTTCACGAAATCCGCGACTTTGCCATCATCGAGCGTCAGTCGTCTTCCGCGCCGGGCGAGGCAGCATCGGACTGA
- a CDS encoding xyloglucanase codes for MAQTPSPAPSPAPKAVYSWTHVDIRGGGFVPGVVFHPTQPGLLYARTDIGGAYRYDGAADRWVPLLDFLGHDDAMLNGVLSIGLDPQNPDRLYLACGEYTADTPWNRKAALLISNDRGRTFDKVELPFYLGGNEDGRSTGERLQVDPHLGSTLFLGTSKTGLWTSADAGRNWSKTALPASHILFVLFAPGGKAGSATSTVYAGVEDRDGKSLYVSEDAGKSWSPVKGAPRGLMPHHGEFGADGRLYLTFGNNLGPNGVTDGAVKTYDPAKGDWSDITPLKPGSETFGYAGLSLDRRTPGVMVVSTLNRWGSGDEIFRSADYGKSWSPVSKRSHFHTEDAPWLLPFAGGAHDRIGHWIGDIDIDPFDSDRVFYVTGYGLWENRTFGDSKAPLHWLFTNAGLEETATLELISPPQGAPLISALGDIGGLRHDDLFSVKNSTYFVPNGTTTRGLDFAELKPDIVVRTSDKHPYGYYSLDGGKSWAGFASAPPTIVDPQGHGVMTMGIAINADGTRLMWIPAKSEPYVSSDMGRTWVKSQGAPVNTDNHLYPVSDRVNPNRFYLYDNRKKTVHYSEDGGATFRTGSTSVPDWGSRMRATPGQEGHLWLGGWNGLNVSDDGGRTFSSVPGFQQVWGVTFGKPAPNETYPTIFVWGKSGDKEGVYMSPDLGSRWIKLTTHAQTFGNISVMTGDPRVFGRVYLGMGGRGIMVGEFKLKNTEAAQ; via the coding sequence ATGGCTCAGACGCCATCGCCTGCACCGTCCCCCGCACCGAAGGCCGTCTATAGCTGGACCCATGTCGACATCCGCGGCGGCGGCTTCGTGCCCGGCGTGGTGTTCCATCCGACGCAGCCAGGCCTCCTCTACGCCCGCACCGACATCGGCGGGGCCTATCGCTATGACGGCGCGGCCGACCGCTGGGTGCCCCTGCTCGATTTTCTGGGGCACGACGACGCCATGCTCAACGGCGTGCTGTCGATCGGGCTCGATCCGCAAAACCCCGATCGGCTCTATCTGGCCTGCGGCGAATATACCGCCGACACCCCTTGGAATCGCAAGGCGGCGCTTCTGATCTCGAACGACCGCGGGCGCACTTTCGACAAGGTGGAACTGCCTTTCTATCTGGGCGGTAATGAGGATGGCCGTTCGACGGGCGAGCGTTTGCAGGTCGATCCCCACCTCGGTTCGACCCTGTTTCTCGGCACGTCGAAGACCGGGCTGTGGACCTCGGCCGATGCCGGTCGCAACTGGTCGAAGACCGCCCTGCCCGCCAGCCACATCCTGTTCGTCCTGTTCGCCCCCGGCGGTAAGGCAGGCAGCGCCACCTCAACCGTCTATGCCGGGGTCGAGGATCGCGACGGCAAGAGCCTCTACGTTTCCGAAGATGCGGGCAAGAGCTGGAGCCCGGTCAAGGGCGCACCAAGGGGCCTGATGCCGCATCACGGCGAATTCGGCGCGGACGGGCGGCTGTATCTGACCTTCGGCAATAATCTCGGCCCCAACGGCGTCACCGACGGCGCCGTCAAGACCTACGACCCGGCCAAAGGCGACTGGAGCGACATCACGCCGCTCAAACCCGGATCGGAAACCTTCGGCTATGCCGGCCTGTCGCTCGACCGCCGCACGCCCGGCGTTATGGTGGTGTCGACCCTGAACCGCTGGGGATCGGGCGACGAGATTTTCCGCTCGGCCGACTATGGGAAGTCGTGGTCTCCCGTCAGCAAGCGCTCGCACTTCCATACCGAAGACGCGCCGTGGCTGCTGCCTTTCGCGGGTGGCGCGCACGACCGCATCGGCCACTGGATCGGCGATATCGATATCGACCCGTTCGACTCCGACCGCGTCTTCTACGTCACGGGTTATGGACTGTGGGAGAACCGCACCTTCGGCGATAGCAAGGCCCCGCTGCACTGGCTATTCACCAATGCGGGCCTTGAGGAAACCGCGACGCTCGAACTGATCTCGCCGCCGCAGGGTGCACCGCTTATCAGCGCGCTGGGCGATATTGGCGGCCTCCGCCACGACGACCTGTTCTCGGTGAAGAACTCGACCTATTTCGTACCCAACGGCACGACCACGCGCGGGCTCGACTTTGCCGAACTGAAGCCCGACATTGTGGTGCGCACCTCGGACAAGCACCCCTACGGCTACTATTCGCTGGACGGCGGCAAAAGCTGGGCGGGCTTTGCCTCGGCCCCGCCGACCATCGTCGATCCGCAGGGCCACGGCGTCATGACCATGGGCATCGCCATCAATGCCGACGGCACGCGCCTGATGTGGATTCCGGCGAAGTCCGAGCCCTACGTCTCCAGTGACATGGGCCGGACCTGGGTCAAATCGCAGGGTGCGCCGGTCAATACCGACAACCACCTCTATCCGGTATCGGACCGCGTCAATCCCAACCGCTTCTACCTCTACGACAACCGCAAAAAGACCGTCCACTATTCCGAGGACGGCGGGGCGACCTTCCGCACCGGGTCGACCAGCGTGCCCGACTGGGGCAGCCGGATGCGCGCCACGCCGGGTCAGGAAGGCCATCTGTGGCTGGGCGGCTGGAACGGGCTGAACGTCTCCGATGACGGCGGCAGGACCTTTTCCAGCGTGCCGGGCTTTCAGCAGGTGTGGGGCGTCACCTTCGGCAAGCCTGCCCCGAACGAGACCTATCCGACGATCTTCGTCTGGGGCAAGAGCGGCGACAAGGAAGGCGTCTACATGTCGCCCGACCTCGGCTCACGCTGGATCAAACTGACCACCCATGCCCAGACCTTCGGTAATATCAGCGTCATGACCGGCGATCCGCGCGTCTTCGGTCGGGTCTATCTGGGGATGGGCGGTCGTGGCATCATGGTCGGCGAGTTCAAACTGAAAAACACGGAGGCCGCGCAATGA
- a CDS encoding sialate O-acetylesterase, with protein MRLASLLLTTGLLALPLTAEAAPRFAAIFGDHAVLQRDAPVRVWGWAENGEAVTVSLAGQSVTATADASGRWEATLPAVPAGGPYDLSLSGGATLKDILVGDVFLCSGQSNMEFPTKYANNAYNEILNSANDRLRFVTIERDAQPGGALRDLPKALAWRAVGPETTGDTSAVCYYMAKALQKQTGAPVGMINSSWGGTMIQSWLSQLTLRGLKTYGPGLATLKTYANDPAAARKVWQKVTQDWWDAHEPQAGEKRQWAGLAYDDRDWKTIDTTTFWEEADDAALKGFDGVVWYRTEITLTAAQAKAANAITLGAIDDADTTFINGKAIGSDEGWNTPRHYEIPKGLLKAGRNIIAIRAVDTGGGGGMWGDPKPRGIHLSDGKIIQIPEKWKYKISTSISGLTDIPSTPWLPTSGLATLYNGMIAPIAPYTLKGVAWYQGEANVANATEYSRLLPALFADWRQSFKLPDLPVVVVQLANFGPVGMQPTDSSWAALRESQRLSVNADAKTALAVSIDFGDRSDIHPTQKKVVGERVALGMRKAAYGEAVALSPEPVSATHRGEDVVIRFRDTGGKLLTYSSAQAIGFEVCDATCRYAVATVEGDTVVIKGATTATRIRYAWADSPYVNLYSAGDLPVAPFQLEVK; from the coding sequence ATGAGACTGGCATCACTTCTTCTGACGACCGGCCTGCTGGCCCTGCCGCTGACCGCCGAAGCCGCGCCGCGTTTCGCGGCCATCTTCGGCGACCATGCCGTGCTGCAACGCGATGCGCCGGTGCGCGTTTGGGGTTGGGCGGAAAACGGGGAAGCGGTCACGGTGAGCCTCGCCGGCCAGAGCGTGACCGCCACCGCCGATGCTTCCGGTCGCTGGGAAGCCACCCTCCCCGCTGTGCCCGCCGGCGGACCTTACGACCTGAGCCTGTCGGGTGGCGCGACTCTCAAGGACATTCTGGTCGGCGACGTCTTCCTCTGTTCGGGGCAATCGAACATGGAGTTCCCGACGAAATACGCCAACAACGCCTATAACGAGATCCTCAACTCGGCCAATGACCGTCTGCGTTTCGTCACCATCGAAAGGGACGCACAACCGGGCGGAGCCCTGCGCGACCTGCCCAAGGCCCTGGCCTGGCGTGCGGTGGGACCGGAGACCACCGGCGACACCTCGGCGGTCTGTTACTACATGGCCAAGGCGCTGCAGAAACAGACCGGCGCGCCCGTGGGTATGATCAACTCCTCCTGGGGCGGAACCATGATCCAGTCGTGGCTCAGCCAGCTGACCCTACGCGGTCTGAAGACCTACGGTCCTGGCCTCGCCACGCTGAAAACCTACGCCAACGATCCCGCAGCCGCGCGTAAAGTCTGGCAAAAGGTCACGCAGGACTGGTGGGACGCGCACGAACCGCAAGCGGGGGAAAAGCGTCAGTGGGCGGGCCTCGCCTACGACGACCGCGACTGGAAGACCATCGACACAACGACGTTCTGGGAAGAGGCCGACGATGCGGCTTTGAAAGGCTTCGACGGCGTGGTGTGGTATCGCACCGAAATCACCCTGACCGCTGCTCAGGCCAAGGCTGCCAATGCCATTACCCTGGGAGCCATCGACGACGCCGACACCACCTTCATCAATGGCAAGGCCATCGGCTCCGACGAAGGGTGGAATACGCCACGTCACTATGAGATTCCCAAGGGCCTGCTCAAGGCCGGGCGCAATATCATCGCCATTCGCGCCGTCGATACGGGCGGCGGTGGCGGCATGTGGGGTGACCCCAAGCCCCGTGGGATCCACCTCAGCGACGGCAAAATTATTCAAATTCCGGAAAAATGGAAATATAAGATTTCCACGTCCATTTCCGGCTTGACCGACATACCCTCGACGCCGTGGCTGCCGACCTCCGGACTGGCGACACTTTATAATGGCATGATCGCGCCTATCGCTCCCTATACGCTGAAAGGCGTCGCCTGGTATCAGGGGGAGGCCAATGTCGCCAATGCCACCGAATACAGCCGCCTGCTGCCCGCCCTGTTCGCCGACTGGCGACAAAGCTTCAAACTGCCGGACCTGCCGGTCGTCGTGGTGCAACTGGCCAATTTCGGCCCGGTGGGCATGCAACCGACGGACTCGTCGTGGGCAGCTTTGCGCGAATCCCAGCGCCTCAGCGTCAATGCCGACGCGAAGACCGCGCTGGCCGTCAGCATCGACTTCGGCGACCGCTCCGACATCCACCCGACGCAGAAAAAAGTCGTCGGTGAGCGTGTGGCGCTGGGGATGCGCAAGGCGGCCTATGGTGAGGCCGTCGCCCTGTCGCCGGAGCCGGTTTCGGCCACGCACCGGGGTGAGGACGTGGTGATTCGTTTCCGCGATACGGGCGGCAAGCTCCTGACCTATTCGTCGGCACAGGCCATCGGATTCGAGGTCTGCGACGCGACCTGCCGCTACGCTGTGGCCACGGTCGAAGGCGATACGGTCGTGATCAAGGGCGCAACAACAGCCACCCGGATTCGCTACGCCTGGGCGGATTCGCCCTACGTCAATCTTTACAGCGCCGGAGACCTGCCGGTTGCGCCGTTCCAGTTGGAGGTGAAATAG
- a CDS encoding glycoside hydrolase family 43 protein: MTTRRTLLNMTAALAVSGVSLSAGDSARADDQATLTLPNMPLHDPWIVADKATRTYHLFTSNRERLSGQPGIGVMAYRSRDLKHWTKPHRVFALPQGVWADGGGWAPEVHQWQGRWYLFVTVHNEKMPLPVGASGQANYRRATVLAVADTPEGPFTLVRNGEPVAPKALMTLDGTLYADPAGQPWMVYAHEWIQTGVGTMEALPLNPDLSAKGPPRLLFKGSDSPWAVPQQGQNIVTDGPQLYRTSGGALMMLWSSWGADGYIQTLARSASGDLFGPWEQLPMWLGKGSGHGMLFHTFDGQLMLIVHRPFKNARGYLYEVRDTGPSLELVRQRTDLDFDATPLPPFKP; this comes from the coding sequence ATGACCACGCGCCGCACCCTGCTCAACATGACTGCCGCCCTTGCCGTTTCGGGGGTATCCCTGAGCGCGGGCGATTCGGCGCGCGCCGATGATCAGGCTACCCTCACCCTGCCGAATATGCCCCTGCACGATCCCTGGATCGTCGCGGACAAGGCAACCCGGACCTATCATCTCTTCACCTCGAACCGCGAGCGCCTGAGCGGTCAGCCGGGCATCGGCGTCATGGCCTATCGCAGCCGCGACCTGAAACACTGGACCAAGCCGCATCGCGTCTTTGCCCTGCCCCAAGGTGTGTGGGCCGATGGCGGCGGCTGGGCCCCGGAGGTCCATCAATGGCAGGGCCGCTGGTATCTGTTCGTCACCGTCCACAACGAAAAGATGCCCCTGCCGGTCGGTGCTTCGGGGCAAGCCAACTATCGGCGGGCCACGGTTCTGGCCGTCGCCGACACGCCGGAAGGGCCGTTCACCCTGGTGCGCAATGGTGAACCCGTCGCCCCGAAGGCACTGATGACGCTCGACGGCACGCTCTATGCCGATCCCGCCGGTCAGCCATGGATGGTCTATGCCCACGAATGGATCCAGACCGGCGTCGGCACCATGGAGGCCCTGCCGCTCAATCCCGACCTGTCGGCCAAGGGCCCGCCGCGTCTGCTCTTCAAAGGTTCGGACTCGCCATGGGCTGTGCCGCAGCAGGGTCAGAATATCGTCACCGACGGTCCTCAGCTTTACCGCACCTCCGGCGGCGCGTTGATGATGCTGTGGTCGAGCTGGGGCGCCGACGGCTACATCCAGACCCTCGCCCGTTCGGCGTCCGGCGACCTGTTCGGCCCGTGGGAGCAATTGCCCATGTGGCTCGGCAAGGGTTCCGGCCACGGCATGCTGTTTCACACCTTCGATGGTCAGCTCATGCTGATCGTCCATCGCCCGTTCAAGAATGCGCGCGGCTACCTCTACGAGGTCCGCGACACCGGCCCCTCGCTGGAACTGGTGCGTCAGCGCACCGACCTCGATTTCGACGCCACCCCCCTTCCGCCATTTAAGCCCTAA